The Bacillus sp. Y1 genome includes the window GTAGATTGGGAGATTGATAAAGAACTAGCTTCTGGAAAAGAGAATATCATACAGCTTACTGTTTCAAATAATGGGGAGTCGGTTGATCATTTTGAAGTGAACCATGAAAAGCTGCTCCATTTAATTCTTGTAAGTAAGGATTTATCTTATTTTAATCATATCCATCCAGAATACAAGGGAGATGGAGTGTTTGAAGTCAAAAATAAGTTTCCGGCAGGAGGGGAGTACCGAATGGTTGCGGACTTCAAACCAACAAACGGAAGTTCCATGAGTAAGATGGCCTGGGAAACCGTCGAAGGGGATACAGCACAGCCAATAGCTGTTACCGTTGACGAAAATCTAGAGAAAACCGCAGAAGGAATGAACGTAGCCTTATCGATTGAACCGGGCCTTGCAGCTGGAGAAGAACGTACGATGAAATTTACTCTAACCGAAGGAGATAAAAAGCTGCCAGTCACAGACCTCGAACCATATCTAGGCTCAATCGGACACGTCGTGGTTTTATCAGAAGATGGTGAAAGATACTTACATGTGCATGCATTAGAAGGTCAAGGTAGCGGACCAGAAGCATTATTTGAAACAGAATTTCCGGAAAGTGGAATATATAAAATTTGGGGCCAATTCCAACGAAACGGTAAGGTTGTTACAGTACCTTTTGTAGTAGAGGTTCCGTAGAGTTCATTCCTTGTGAAAGGGTTGATATAGGTTAATGAAGGTTGGATTAGTACGCCATTTTAAAGTGACCCATGGGTATCCTAAAAAATATATTACCGCTGAGGAACTTGTAAAATGGGAGAAGGAATATAATGAGTCGAATGTAGAAGAAAAGGAAATAGAATTATCTCAAGTTAAATGGGAAAAATGTTTTTCAAGTGACTTACCAAGAGCTAGGATAACAGCTGAAAGATATTTTGATGGCATTATTATTTATCTTGAAGAATTAAGAGAAGTTGCCCTTTCTCCATTCTTTCAGAAGAAGATTAGGTTGCCTCTATTTATTCATATCCTTTTTATCAGATTTGCTTGGCTAGTCAATCATAAATCCCAGCAAGAGAAAAAAAGTGACGTTCTAAAACGAGTGAATAAGGCTTTGGATCTTGCCTTACAATCAGGTGAAAATGTTCTAATTATCAGTCATGGGGGCATAATGCTGTACATGAGTAAGGAATTAGAAAAGAGAGGTTTTCGAGGGCCAAAATTCAGAAGACCAGAAA containing:
- a CDS encoding COMM domain-containing protein; translation: MFNKLLMLFISAVVLLSACGTDSSWEEEEVVEESNRIITEDVDVDWEIDKELASGKENIIQLTVSNNGESVDHFEVNHEKLLHLILVSKDLSYFNHIHPEYKGDGVFEVKNKFPAGGEYRMVADFKPTNGSSMSKMAWETVEGDTAQPIAVTVDENLEKTAEGMNVALSIEPGLAAGEERTMKFTLTEGDKKLPVTDLEPYLGSIGHVVVLSEDGERYLHVHALEGQGSGPEALFETEFPESGIYKIWGQFQRNGKVVTVPFVVEVP
- a CDS encoding histidine phosphatase family protein → MKVGLVRHFKVTHGYPKKYITAEELVKWEKEYNESNVEEKEIELSQVKWEKCFSSDLPRARITAERYFDGIIIYLEELREVALSPFFQKKIRLPLFIHILFIRFAWLVNHKSQQEKKSDVLKRVNKALDLALQSGENVLIISHGGIMLYMSKELEKRGFRGPKFRRPENGVLYTFVK